The following proteins come from a genomic window of Proteiniphilum propionicum:
- a CDS encoding GH92 family glycosyl hydrolase, translating into MINFFKAMFRNYILIVLFLISPIAFAQSNLSYVDPTIGGVGLILEPTRPTVQLPNCMLRSYPMKKDQLDDQIRYFPLNVASHRIAYVFQFLPVSGESDLWDKKFNIEKEQATPYYYQVASEVKNDVIEFTTAERSAIFQVTFAENDHNFFRLGILNGEGELKANKRVITGTDHFQGMKAYLYAETDVDIEDIRYKDNEKKHALLKIGQNAKTVRFKYGISYISVEKAKQNLYNEIPGWNFDEVKKAAYNAWDKVLSQINVEGGTEAQKRVFYTALYRSYERMVDINEYGAYYSAFDHKVHQSDKPFYVDNWLWDNYIALEPLGMILNPALAQERIRSYITMYEQSGWMPSFAVVFGDWPAMTGNNAAIWMTDAWAKGLRNFDFDKAYEGIKKGSLEATLLPWNNGPATSLDSFYNEKGYMPGLWPGEEETVKEVDPDWEKRQSVSVTIDNSYSDWCIAQMADFTGNEKDRELFLNRSLNYRNVFRVEKGFVWPKDKNGEWIEHFDPRFAGREYFTENNAYTFNWAAKHDLYGLFDLMGGKEQAEEKLDQLFREDLGLPKFRFWYTQPDASGLVGQFAMGNEPSFHIPYLYNYLRAPWKTQKRIRMLLDTWFADNLFGIPGDEDGGGMSSFVVFSMMGFFPVTPGIPFYNIGSPVFEKITIDLPNGKQFIINAYNNSGENKYIQRASLNGSDLTKCWFSHEDLVKGALLELQMGDKPNLKWGSKENDMPPSYNGYRSITK; encoded by the coding sequence ATGATTAATTTTTTTAAGGCTATGTTTAGAAATTATATTTTAATAGTACTATTTCTTATTTCACCTATCGCTTTTGCGCAATCAAACCTGTCGTATGTAGACCCGACCATCGGTGGTGTAGGACTTATACTTGAACCTACACGACCTACCGTACAGTTGCCGAACTGCATGCTGAGGTCTTATCCGATGAAGAAGGACCAGTTGGATGACCAGATACGCTACTTCCCTTTAAATGTGGCTTCTCACCGTATTGCTTATGTTTTTCAGTTTTTGCCTGTAAGTGGTGAATCGGATTTATGGGATAAAAAGTTCAACATAGAAAAGGAACAAGCGACACCTTATTACTATCAGGTAGCTTCTGAAGTGAAAAATGATGTGATTGAATTTACAACCGCTGAGCGAAGTGCGATCTTTCAGGTGACTTTTGCGGAGAATGATCATAATTTTTTTCGTTTGGGCATTCTCAACGGTGAAGGAGAGTTGAAGGCCAACAAAAGAGTGATAACCGGAACCGATCATTTTCAGGGGATGAAAGCGTACTTATATGCTGAAACTGATGTGGACATCGAAGATATCCGGTATAAAGACAACGAAAAGAAACACGCATTATTGAAAATCGGTCAAAACGCGAAAACCGTACGCTTTAAATACGGTATTTCTTATATCAGTGTAGAAAAGGCAAAACAAAATTTATATAATGAAATTCCCGGATGGAATTTTGATGAGGTCAAAAAGGCTGCCTATAATGCCTGGGACAAGGTTTTGTCACAAATTAATGTGGAAGGGGGAACAGAAGCGCAGAAAAGGGTCTTTTATACTGCCTTGTACCGTAGTTATGAACGTATGGTCGATATCAATGAGTATGGGGCGTATTATAGTGCTTTCGATCACAAGGTACATCAATCCGATAAGCCCTTTTATGTGGATAACTGGCTATGGGATAATTATATTGCATTAGAACCATTGGGTATGATTCTGAATCCGGCATTGGCTCAGGAACGGATCCGCTCATATATAACCATGTATGAACAAAGCGGATGGATGCCTTCCTTCGCAGTCGTATTTGGTGATTGGCCGGCAATGACTGGCAACAACGCGGCTATCTGGATGACGGATGCCTGGGCGAAAGGATTGCGGAATTTTGACTTTGACAAAGCCTATGAGGGTATTAAAAAAGGTTCTTTGGAAGCTACTCTTTTGCCCTGGAATAATGGTCCTGCAACGTCTCTTGATTCTTTTTACAATGAAAAGGGATACATGCCCGGACTATGGCCCGGCGAAGAAGAAACTGTAAAAGAAGTAGATCCAGATTGGGAAAAACGGCAAAGCGTATCCGTTACGATCGACAATAGTTATAGCGACTGGTGCATCGCGCAAATGGCTGATTTTACAGGCAATGAAAAGGATCGCGAATTATTTTTAAACCGCTCATTGAATTATCGCAATGTTTTTCGTGTCGAAAAAGGTTTTGTTTGGCCTAAAGACAAGAACGGCGAATGGATTGAACATTTCGATCCCCGTTTTGCCGGACGGGAATATTTTACGGAAAATAATGCATATACTTTTAACTGGGCAGCCAAACATGATTTGTATGGACTTTTTGATCTTATGGGAGGAAAGGAGCAGGCAGAAGAAAAACTCGATCAGTTGTTCCGTGAAGATCTCGGACTTCCGAAATTCAGATTTTGGTACACACAACCTGACGCTTCGGGCTTAGTAGGACAATTTGCGATGGGCAACGAGCCGAGCTTCCATATTCCTTACCTGTACAATTATCTGAGGGCACCATGGAAAACCCAAAAGCGTATTCGTATGTTGCTGGATACCTGGTTTGCGGACAACCTGTTCGGTATTCCCGGAGACGAAGACGGAGGAGGTATGTCGTCTTTTGTCGTATTTTCCATGATGGGATTTTTTCCCGTAACCCCGGGTATTCCGTTTTACAACATTGGGAGCCCAGTATTTGAAAAGATAACCATCGATCTACCCAATGGGAAACAATTCATAATCAACGCTTATAATAATTCAGGTGAAAACAAATACATACAAAGAGCTAGTCTCAACGGTAGCGATTTGACCAAATGCTGGTTTTCTCACGAAGATTTGGTAAAAGGAGCTCTTTTGGAATTGCAAATGGGTGATAAACCCAATCTTAAGTGGGGGAGTAAAGAAAACGATATGCCACCTTCGTATAACGGATACAGATCAATAACCAAATAA
- a CDS encoding glucosidase family protein, with translation MNKYLMDMKKYFLTTVLFVCLMLFAGCQDRKLRNQIADDKRLESVVNKAEEFISTGLNAGGHYNEIWIRDLNTFLELACDVGRSHEIREALLMFFHFQKGDGDIPDGYVPKEKANGSYDYRYSDSAPGFMAHKNTVETDQETSLVQAVAKYIRATGDTTILQEKINGLSVLSRMEKAMYYLLDHRYSDKYGLLWGATTIDWGDVQPEHEWGVCLDSTSHLCVDIYDNAMFIIAIKDLLSVTTHNKEFWSETFHTIFTNVRIHLWDEKRQKFIPHLYLDKSPFPPELNELEIYYHGGTAIAIEAGLLSKKEIISSYKKMKENVEKAGAQSIGLTIYPFYPIGFFNNPILYECGDYGYQNGGDWTWFGARMVKQLARNGFYAEAYEAISPMLDRTIAHDGFYEWWSHDGEPKGSGAYRGTAGVLWSAIKTIEEYNQ, from the coding sequence ATGAATAAATACCTAATGGATATGAAAAAATATTTTTTAACTACTGTTTTATTTGTTTGTCTTATGCTGTTTGCCGGTTGTCAGGATAGAAAATTAAGAAACCAGATTGCGGATGACAAACGTTTGGAATCAGTGGTAAATAAAGCCGAAGAATTCATTTCAACCGGTTTGAATGCCGGCGGCCATTATAATGAGATTTGGATCAGGGACCTGAATACATTTCTTGAATTAGCTTGTGACGTGGGCCGTTCTCATGAAATAAGGGAAGCCTTGCTGATGTTTTTTCATTTCCAGAAAGGAGACGGGGATATTCCGGACGGATATGTGCCAAAAGAGAAAGCGAATGGGTCTTATGATTACCGGTATTCCGACAGTGCTCCCGGTTTTATGGCTCACAAGAACACGGTTGAAACCGATCAGGAGACGTCGCTTGTACAAGCTGTTGCAAAATATATCAGAGCTACCGGTGATACGACAATTCTGCAAGAGAAAATTAACGGTTTATCCGTATTGTCACGGATGGAAAAAGCTATGTATTATCTTTTAGATCATCGTTATTCCGATAAATACGGTTTACTGTGGGGGGCTACCACGATCGATTGGGGCGATGTGCAACCTGAGCATGAATGGGGCGTTTGTTTAGACAGTACGTCACATCTCTGTGTGGATATTTATGACAATGCGATGTTTATCATTGCGATAAAGGATTTACTGTCTGTCACCACGCACAATAAAGAATTCTGGTCAGAAACATTCCATACAATATTCACAAATGTAAGGATACATTTATGGGACGAGAAACGCCAGAAATTCATTCCCCATCTCTATCTTGATAAATCCCCTTTCCCCCCAGAATTAAACGAATTGGAGATATATTATCACGGAGGTACGGCGATTGCAATAGAAGCCGGATTGTTATCAAAGAAGGAAATTATTAGTTCATACAAAAAGATGAAAGAGAATGTTGAAAAGGCTGGAGCCCAATCTATAGGCTTAACGATATATCCATTTTATCCCATCGGATTTTTTAATAATCCAATTTTATACGAGTGCGGCGATTATGGCTATCAGAATGGTGGTGATTGGACATGGTTCGGGGCGCGAATGGTTAAACAGTTAGCCCGCAACGGTTTTTATGCGGAAGCATATGAAGCCATATCCCCTATGCTTGACAGAACAATTGCACATGATGGTTTTTACGAATGGTGGTCGCATGACGGTGAGCCTAAAGGTTCGGGGGCATATCGAGGCACAGCCGGTGTATTGTGGTCGGCTATCAAAACGATTGAAGAATACAATCAATGA
- a CDS encoding DUF4998 domain-containing protein, with amino-acid sequence MRTFNYILSSIIVLFLYSSCQNMDEIYKEHVVPNGIIYPGKATSPFIAAGRDRVQVSWLKGSDPKVSRSEIYWNNYTDSVELDVSQELDTIRCFIEGLEENTYTFIIKTFDAAGNASIPVEVSGRSYGAIYQAGIFNRNISEEVVSEDDGWIINWEKADIAKGAIFSEIVYKNSQGLDRTILAMVDDVSTTITDFKGGTQYRYRTAYIPEVGAIDTFYTDYYLRTMPPQKMKKNGWAITASSNAADTQAPNGGPEKVIDDDPNTYWHSKHKPASPGYPHWLAIDMKRKVTVKYIELIPRSNYANQSFTKFNIEGSKDGITWNDYGSFDFEPVNGKVQQFSLEGKPTLQFIKIVMTAGGTVHAHLAEFSVYGSYSD; translated from the coding sequence ATGAGAACATTTAATTATATTTTATCAAGTATCATTGTACTATTCCTGTATTCTTCTTGTCAGAATATGGATGAAATTTATAAGGAGCATGTTGTTCCCAACGGGATCATTTACCCGGGAAAAGCAACTTCTCCCTTTATTGCTGCGGGCAGAGATAGAGTTCAGGTTTCATGGCTTAAGGGATCTGATCCCAAAGTGTCCAGATCAGAGATTTATTGGAATAACTATACTGATTCAGTGGAGTTGGATGTATCACAAGAATTAGATACTATCCGCTGCTTTATAGAAGGATTAGAGGAAAATACCTACACGTTTATCATAAAAACTTTTGATGCCGCAGGTAATGCTTCGATCCCGGTAGAGGTATCCGGGAGATCTTACGGGGCAATTTATCAAGCAGGCATTTTTAACAGAAATATTTCGGAAGAAGTGGTCTCTGAAGATGACGGATGGATCATTAATTGGGAGAAAGCCGATATAGCCAAAGGAGCTATCTTTTCAGAGATAGTTTACAAAAACAGTCAGGGGCTTGATCGTACTATACTTGCCATGGTCGATGATGTCAGTACTACCATTACCGATTTTAAAGGTGGAACCCAATATAGGTATAGGACTGCTTATATTCCTGAGGTTGGCGCTATCGATACTTTTTATACTGACTATTATTTAAGAACCATGCCTCCGCAAAAAATGAAAAAAAATGGTTGGGCCATTACCGCGAGTTCAAACGCAGCCGATACCCAGGCACCAAACGGAGGTCCTGAGAAAGTGATTGATGATGACCCGAATACATATTGGCATTCCAAGCATAAACCCGCCTCGCCTGGATATCCTCATTGGCTTGCAATTGATATGAAAAGAAAAGTGACCGTAAAGTATATTGAACTTATCCCGAGATCAAATTATGCCAATCAAAGTTTCACAAAATTCAACATTGAGGGAAGTAAGGATGGCATCACATGGAATGATTACGGCAGTTTCGATTTCGAACCGGTAAATGGTAAAGTACAACAATTCTCCTTGGAAGGAAAACCAACTTTACAATTTATCAAAATTGTCATGACTGCGGGTGGTACTGTCCATGCTCATTTGGCCGAATTTTCAGTTTATGGATCCTATTCGGATTAA
- a CDS encoding DUF4959 domain-containing protein — protein sequence MNKSIALLSMWIFSVLIIFIGCKEEGRIDQIDDATPAPAPVTITKIENISGGAIIRYSIPDDENLLGVKAEYERTPGQIVKSEASLYTDSLLVEGLGEIKSYEVRLYSIGRNGKSSKPVAVNVNPLEPPIIIASKSMDATFGGVKIEFTNEARANLALVLMIDSLGTGEWLPLQTFYTKAPGGSFYRRGLENKELNFALYIRDRWNNKSDTLVQTIIPVLEEEIPKDNFKNMKLPGDSWEYIQGPQYAIEGMWDGITSNRGGNVYAGKNTEPIPQHFTISLGHKVSISRFKVHHRLNDEYMNSSPRTFELWGSELPPSDGSWDNWHLLGEFEAFKPSGYSEKGSVGTITAEDKNYARVEGIDCELVVSDKIPNPYRPVKYIRFKTNSTYATHGSEVTSGQLIIAEISFWGQIID from the coding sequence ATGAATAAAAGTATTGCTTTGCTGTCAATGTGGATATTTTCTGTTCTCATAATCTTTATAGGTTGTAAAGAAGAAGGTCGCATCGATCAGATTGATGACGCAACCCCTGCTCCCGCACCTGTAACAATTACAAAAATTGAGAATATATCCGGAGGGGCTATTATTCGGTACTCTATACCTGACGACGAAAATTTATTAGGAGTGAAAGCAGAATATGAAAGGACTCCCGGACAAATCGTGAAATCGGAGGCTTCATTATACACCGACTCCTTGCTTGTTGAAGGACTTGGGGAAATAAAATCGTATGAAGTAAGACTCTATAGTATCGGACGAAATGGCAAATCTTCTAAACCCGTTGCCGTGAATGTTAACCCATTAGAACCGCCTATTATCATCGCCTCCAAGAGTATGGATGCCACTTTCGGTGGTGTAAAAATTGAATTCACCAATGAAGCTCGAGCTAATTTGGCATTGGTACTTATGATCGATTCGTTAGGAACGGGTGAATGGTTACCATTACAAACTTTTTACACAAAAGCACCAGGCGGAAGTTTTTACCGAAGAGGTCTCGAGAATAAGGAGCTGAACTTTGCTCTGTATATCAGAGATCGATGGAACAACAAGTCTGACACACTGGTACAAACGATTATACCTGTTCTTGAAGAAGAAATTCCAAAGGATAATTTTAAAAATATGAAACTACCCGGGGACAGTTGGGAGTATATCCAAGGTCCTCAGTATGCAATAGAGGGAATGTGGGATGGCATAACCAGCAACAGAGGGGGGAATGTCTATGCAGGAAAAAATACGGAGCCAATACCTCAACACTTCACCATCTCTTTAGGACATAAAGTATCCATTAGCCGATTCAAGGTACATCATCGGTTGAATGATGAATATATGAATTCAAGTCCAAGAACCTTCGAACTGTGGGGATCCGAACTCCCTCCTTCCGATGGAAGTTGGGATAACTGGCATCTTTTGGGTGAATTTGAAGCTTTTAAACCATCGGGCTATTCTGAGAAAGGTTCTGTAGGAACCATAACAGCCGAAGATAAAAACTATGCTAGAGTTGAAGGGATTGATTGTGAATTAGTTGTTTCTGACAAGATACCAAATCCATATCGGCCGGTGAAATATATTCGGTTCAAGACCAACTCAACTTATGCAACCCATGGTTCGGAAGTTACCAGTGGGCAACTAATCATTGCTGAAATATCTTTTTGGGGACAAATTATCGATTAA
- a CDS encoding RagB/SusD family nutrient uptake outer membrane protein — translation MKRNKITLYLVSFFLIGTISISCSDYLDIVPDNIATIEMAFTMRSEAKKYLYTCYSYLPQDGNLGSDPAIIGGDEMWSLIDPAPSQFGQDMFRLAQGFQNSNNPIGNGYWVSLYIALRHCNIFLENVDKVPDLPEWEKKLWKAEVTFLKAYYHFYLVRMYGPIPLIKENLPIDAGVDEVKVYRNPIDDCFHYIVELLDGAMPNLPLIIDNPTSDLGRITKPIAAAMKAKVLVTAASPLFNGNSDQVTLKNPDGKPLFPAQYEISKWEKAVTACKEAIETCHSAGMKLYTYNPNYQQYKLTDTITTQLSIRNAFCDKWNSEIIWANTKTGRGNILQNQRLASPNLDIRYIDNFQMRSQLQPPLKIAKLFYTDHGVPIEEDSEWAGIDVLELKVAGKQDNLYIREGYQTILLHFNREPRFYANLGFDGGIWYGQGKYDDSKPLDLFYVAARRGGTQGKNRGREYGPFTGYWWKKNVHFQNVQSSENGYDIEYYPWPVIRLADLYLLYAEAINETEGPIGENQSELFTYIDLVRQRAGLQGVKYSWDNFANTKKYLTQDGMREIIHRERLIELAFEGQRFWDIRRWKTAPSYYQTPIEGWNVTEGNPDLFYKVVPLFEQKFSVKNYFWPLREAYIENNRNLVQNIGW, via the coding sequence ATGAAAAGAAATAAAATCACTCTTTATTTGGTCTCATTTTTTCTCATAGGAACAATAAGCATCTCTTGTTCGGACTATTTGGATATTGTACCAGATAATATCGCTACTATTGAAATGGCTTTTACCATGAGGTCAGAAGCTAAGAAGTACCTGTATACCTGTTACTCATACTTACCTCAGGATGGTAATCTGGGATCCGATCCTGCGATTATAGGCGGAGATGAGATGTGGTCACTCATTGATCCTGCACCCTCACAATTTGGACAGGATATGTTTAGATTGGCGCAAGGATTCCAAAACTCTAACAACCCTATAGGAAACGGTTATTGGGTGAGTCTCTATATAGCATTGAGACATTGCAATATTTTTTTGGAAAATGTAGACAAAGTTCCCGATTTACCAGAGTGGGAAAAAAAATTATGGAAAGCAGAAGTCACTTTCTTAAAAGCTTATTACCATTTTTACCTGGTACGTATGTATGGCCCAATTCCATTGATAAAAGAGAATTTACCCATTGATGCAGGTGTGGATGAAGTAAAAGTCTATAGAAATCCCATTGATGATTGTTTCCATTATATTGTTGAACTGCTTGATGGGGCTATGCCGAATCTTCCCTTGATTATAGACAACCCTACCTCAGACCTGGGGAGAATCACTAAACCCATTGCCGCAGCGATGAAGGCAAAGGTACTGGTCACGGCAGCCAGTCCGTTATTCAATGGAAATTCCGATCAGGTTACTTTGAAAAATCCGGATGGAAAACCTCTTTTCCCAGCTCAATATGAAATATCAAAATGGGAAAAAGCCGTAACAGCATGTAAAGAGGCGATTGAAACCTGTCATAGTGCCGGAATGAAATTATACACCTACAATCCCAATTATCAACAATACAAACTGACAGATACGATCACTACTCAATTATCCATCAGAAATGCTTTTTGTGACAAATGGAACAGTGAAATCATTTGGGCAAACACCAAGACCGGTCGTGGCAATATTCTGCAAAATCAACGATTGGCATCGCCCAATCTGGATATCCGTTACATCGATAATTTTCAGATGAGATCGCAATTGCAACCGCCGCTCAAAATTGCGAAATTGTTCTATACCGATCATGGTGTCCCCATTGAGGAAGATTCGGAATGGGCAGGAATAGATGTGTTAGAACTAAAAGTTGCCGGGAAACAGGACAATCTTTATATCCGCGAGGGATATCAAACCATTCTATTACATTTTAATCGTGAACCTCGCTTTTATGCCAATTTGGGGTTCGACGGCGGAATATGGTACGGACAAGGAAAATACGACGATTCGAAACCACTCGATCTGTTTTATGTAGCCGCTCGCAGAGGCGGTACGCAAGGAAAAAACAGAGGTCGTGAATATGGCCCATTTACGGGATATTGGTGGAAGAAAAATGTGCATTTTCAAAATGTGCAATCCTCCGAAAACGGATATGACATTGAGTACTATCCCTGGCCTGTAATCCGATTGGCAGATTTATACCTTCTGTATGCCGAGGCTATTAATGAAACCGAGGGACCAATAGGTGAAAATCAAAGTGAATTATTTACATATATCGACTTGGTAAGACAACGAGCAGGATTGCAAGGTGTCAAATATTCATGGGACAATTTCGCTAACACGAAAAAATATCTCACACAGGATGGAATGAGAGAAATTATCCATAGGGAACGTTTGATTGAATTGGCATTTGAAGGTCAAAGATTTTGGGATATTCGGCGGTGGAAAACTGCTCCTTCGTATTATCAAACCCCGATAGAGGGATGGAATGTTACCGAAGGTAATCCGGACCTGTTTTATAAAGTTGTTCCCCTATTCGAACAGAAATTTTCCGTAAAAAATTATTTCTGGCCGTTAAGAGAAGCATATATCGAGAATAACAGAAATCTTGTTCAAAATATTGGTTGGTAA
- a CDS encoding SusC/RagA family TonB-linked outer membrane protein: MKKTKLLFLIFLFPLSLIAQQPVQVKGKVIEAETGEPLPGVSILVDKSTRGVTTDIDGTFEIKVTTSDKLVFSFLGMQSQTIEVGNKTFIEASLRPETSELEEVTIVAFGKQKKESVIGSITTVNPTELKVPSSNLTTALAGRMAGVISYQRSGEPGQDYADFFVRGITTFGENKNPLILIDGIELTTTDLARLQPDDIASFSVMKDATATALYGARGANGVILITTKQGKEGPAKISVRIENSISQPTKDIKIADPVTYMKLHNEAVLTRDPLGELPYSDEKIENTAAGMNPLIYPAVHWKDMLFKDYTANQRVNLNVSGGGGVARYYVAGSYSVDNGILNVDKRNNFNNNIKSEIYTLRSNINIDLTKTTEMIVRLNGNFDDYTGPIYSGKEMYNMVMHANPVMFPAFYPVDEEHKFVNHIMFGNYDDSYTNPYAEMVRGYREEKRSQMMAHLELKQDLNFLTEGLSIKGLMNITRVSKYDVRRFYNPYYYQIGSYYSVTDKYQLIQTNDNGTEYLNYSEGGKDITSIMYMESTLNYQRTFNEKHNVSGLLVYMLRDQSKANAGNIQLSLPSRNVGLSGRLTYSYENRYFTEFNFGYNGSERFSKDKRFGFFPSAGVAWVVSNENFWDPIKPVISNLKLRYSYGLVGNDQIGTSSDRFFYLSNVNMNDGNHGATFGTNVDKGLSGISISRYSNPNISWETSLKNNYALEFGLWNKINIIAEYFTEHRSKILMTREAIPTTMGLTAPIRANVGEASGKGIDISLDYQQSWNKDFWTSARGNFTYASSKFEVFEEPQYNEYWRSRVGQSLNQTWGYIAERLFMDDAEADNSPYQGFGSLYGGGDIKYTDINRDGKITEADKVPIGYPTVPEIVYGFGFSMGYKRFDFSLFFQGAANESFWMNAANTSPFRNQTQILQAYADSHWSEANQDMYAIWPRLSPTLNHNNIQTSTWFMRDGSFVRLKQAEIGYTIPGKWQKKYHLGNLRLYLSGNNLLLFSKFKLWDVEMAGEGLGYPIQRVFNAGINLTIN, encoded by the coding sequence ATGAAAAAAACGAAATTACTTTTTTTAATTTTTCTTTTTCCATTATCGTTAATTGCACAGCAACCGGTACAAGTAAAGGGAAAAGTGATAGAAGCGGAAACCGGTGAACCGTTGCCGGGCGTGAGCATCCTTGTAGATAAGTCAACAAGAGGAGTAACCACGGATATAGATGGAACATTTGAAATTAAAGTGACCACATCCGATAAACTCGTTTTTTCGTTTTTAGGGATGCAGTCACAAACCATTGAGGTTGGAAATAAAACGTTTATCGAGGCGTCTTTAAGGCCGGAGACAAGCGAACTCGAAGAAGTAACGATTGTTGCTTTCGGAAAGCAAAAGAAAGAGAGTGTAATAGGTTCAATCACGACAGTAAATCCGACCGAACTCAAAGTTCCATCAAGCAATCTTACTACGGCTCTTGCCGGTAGAATGGCTGGTGTTATATCCTATCAGCGAAGTGGCGAACCGGGACAGGATTATGCTGACTTTTTTGTACGTGGTATCACCACCTTCGGAGAGAACAAGAATCCTTTAATATTGATTGACGGGATTGAACTAACCACTACTGATTTAGCCAGGTTACAACCCGATGATATTGCAAGTTTCTCCGTAATGAAAGATGCTACAGCCACCGCGTTATACGGCGCAAGAGGTGCCAATGGGGTCATTCTCATTACAACTAAACAGGGGAAAGAAGGTCCTGCGAAGATATCAGTCCGCATAGAGAACTCTATTTCTCAACCGACGAAAGACATAAAAATTGCCGATCCGGTAACATATATGAAACTCCATAATGAAGCAGTGCTCACTCGGGATCCCCTAGGCGAATTACCGTACAGTGATGAGAAAATTGAGAATACGGCTGCAGGAATGAACCCTCTTATCTATCCTGCCGTCCATTGGAAAGATATGTTGTTCAAAGATTACACAGCTAACCAGAGAGTAAATCTCAATGTTAGTGGTGGCGGTGGCGTTGCCAGATATTATGTAGCTGGCTCTTATAGCGTAGATAACGGGATTCTTAATGTAGATAAAAGAAACAATTTTAATAATAACATCAAATCTGAAATTTACACATTGCGAAGTAATATTAATATTGATTTGACAAAAACAACCGAAATGATCGTCCGGTTAAACGGTAATTTCGATGATTATACAGGTCCTATTTATTCAGGAAAGGAGATGTATAATATGGTAATGCACGCCAATCCGGTCATGTTCCCCGCTTTTTACCCGGTAGATGAAGAACATAAATTTGTTAATCATATTATGTTCGGGAATTATGACGATTCATATACCAATCCCTATGCTGAAATGGTAAGAGGGTATAGGGAAGAAAAAAGATCACAAATGATGGCACACCTGGAGCTCAAGCAGGATCTTAATTTTTTGACCGAAGGACTTTCAATCAAAGGATTAATGAATATCACAAGAGTGTCGAAATATGATGTTCGAAGGTTTTATAATCCTTATTATTACCAAATCGGCAGTTATTACAGTGTAACTGACAAATATCAACTGATACAAACGAATGATAACGGTACAGAATATTTGAATTATTCAGAAGGGGGCAAGGATATAACCAGTATCATGTACATGGAATCCACATTGAATTATCAACGGACATTCAACGAAAAACATAATGTAAGCGGGCTTTTAGTCTATATGTTGCGGGATCAGAGCAAAGCTAATGCAGGAAATATTCAATTGTCCCTCCCTTCGAGGAATGTTGGCCTATCAGGAAGATTAACCTATTCATATGAAAACCGGTATTTTACAGAATTCAATTTCGGGTATAATGGCTCCGAGCGCTTTTCGAAAGATAAACGATTTGGCTTCTTTCCGTCAGCCGGTGTTGCATGGGTGGTCTCCAATGAAAATTTTTGGGATCCGATAAAGCCTGTCATCTCAAACTTAAAATTAAGATATAGTTATGGGTTGGTTGGAAATGACCAGATAGGCACATCCAGTGATCGATTTTTCTACCTATCCAATGTAAATATGAATGATGGAAATCATGGAGCAACATTTGGAACCAACGTAGATAAGGGACTTTCTGGCATTTCTATTTCGAGATATTCAAACCCGAATATTAGCTGGGAAACTTCTTTAAAAAACAATTATGCTTTGGAATTTGGATTATGGAACAAGATTAATATCATTGCCGAATATTTTACCGAACATCGTAGCAAGATATTAATGACAAGGGAAGCTATTCCCACTACCATGGGATTAACTGCACCAATAAGAGCAAATGTTGGAGAGGCATCAGGAAAAGGAATAGATATCTCTTTAGACTACCAACAATCATGGAATAAAGATTTTTGGACATCCGCGAGAGGTAATTTCACTTATGCAAGCAGTAAGTTTGAGGTTTTTGAAGAACCCCAATATAATGAATATTGGAGATCAAGGGTGGGGCAGTCCTTGAATCAGACCTGGGGCTATATTGCAGAAAGATTATTTATGGATGATGCGGAAGCAGATAATTCACCCTATCAGGGATTCGGTTCCTTATATGGCGGAGGAGATATAAAGTATACCGATATAAACCGAGATGGTAAAATTACAGAAGCGGATAAAGTACCAATAGGATACCCTACCGTCCCTGAAATTGTTTATGGGTTTGGTTTTTCAATGGGATATAAGAGGTTTGACTTTTCCCTGTTCTTTCAGGGAGCAGCGAACGAATCATTCTGGATGAACGCGGCAAACACCTCTCCATTCCGGAACCAGACTCAGATATTACAAGCATATGCGGACAGCCATTGGTCGGAAGCAAACCAGGATATGTATGCCATTTGGCCAAGACTTTCTCCAACACTCAACCATAACAATATTCAGACAAGTACTTGGTTTATGCGTGATGGATCATTTGTTCGCTTGAAACAAGCCGAAATCGGATATACAATACCAGGAAAATGGCAAAAGAAATATCATCTAGGTAATCTGAGATTGTATTTGAGTGGAAACAACTTGCTCCTATTCAGCAAATTCAAATTATGGGATGTGGAAATGGCTGGTGAAGGGCTGGGATATCCTATTCAGCGGGTATTTAATGCTGGAATAAATTTAACAATTAATTAA